The following are encoded in a window of Amycolatopsis solani genomic DNA:
- a CDS encoding ATP-binding cassette domain-containing protein, translating to MSEPILEIKGLNKSFGPVHVLHDVDFDVRAGEVTALVGDNGAGKSTLVKCIAGIHPYDSGAVRFNGQDAHIRGPKDAADLGIEVVYQDLALADNLDIVQNMFLGRERGSSWKLDEASMEKAARETLASLSVRTVKSVRTPVSSLSGGQRQTVAIAKSVLWNSKVVVLDEPTAALGVAQTRQVLDLVRRLAEQGLGVVLISHNMADVFEVADRISVLYLGRLVAEVHTKDVSHGQIVELITAGRSGDLGLARPEAVVL from the coding sequence ATGAGTGAGCCCATCCTCGAGATCAAGGGCCTGAACAAGAGCTTCGGCCCCGTCCACGTCCTCCACGACGTGGACTTCGACGTGCGTGCGGGCGAAGTGACCGCCCTGGTCGGCGACAACGGCGCCGGCAAGTCGACCCTCGTCAAGTGCATCGCCGGCATCCACCCGTACGACTCGGGGGCCGTGCGGTTCAACGGGCAGGACGCCCACATCCGGGGCCCGAAGGACGCCGCCGACCTCGGCATCGAGGTCGTCTACCAGGACCTCGCGCTCGCCGACAACCTCGACATCGTGCAGAACATGTTCCTCGGCCGCGAGCGCGGGAGCAGCTGGAAGCTGGACGAAGCCAGCATGGAGAAGGCCGCGCGCGAGACGCTGGCCTCCCTGTCGGTGCGGACCGTGAAGTCGGTCCGGACGCCGGTCTCCTCGCTGTCCGGTGGTCAGCGCCAGACCGTCGCCATCGCGAAGTCGGTGCTGTGGAACAGCAAGGTCGTCGTCCTGGACGAGCCGACCGCCGCCCTCGGCGTCGCGCAGACCCGGCAGGTGCTGGACCTCGTCCGCCGCCTGGCCGAGCAGGGTCTCGGCGTCGTGCTGATCAGCCACAACATGGCCGACGTGTTCGAGGTCGCCGACCGCATCTCCGTCCTCTACCTCGGCCGGCTCGTCGCCGAGGTGCACACGAAGGACGTCAGCC
- a CDS encoding YihY/virulence factor BrkB family protein, protein MGEVQPSGATKVARKGPWRLLTRTLAKAWEGNIFSEAAEAAFWQTLSLPPLLLGLLGSLGFVGEWFGQDVVAAVHDRIIGFCRTVFSANAVHDIIEPTVNSILTVGKGEIVSVGFLISLWAGSSAMSSFVDAITVAHDQYGVRNDVWQRIFALLLYLCGLVVLVVGLPLLAIGPDLLPEFFPADWRPTVTSWVSALYFPTLGAMITLALTTLYKLALPRKLPWHRGLPGAVLAMVVFLLSSVGLRVYLNWITKTGYTYGALAAPIAFLLLMFFIGLAVVGGAYFNSAIQELWPAKATRRQRRKWRRLEMERASERLRSEEGRKLWERTTTPLKRPRPEDVSENGDAPSEEDTPSPSAPEPAPSAPQGRVSSQGTTRNPPPD, encoded by the coding sequence ATGGGTGAGGTGCAGCCGTCCGGAGCGACGAAGGTGGCCCGCAAGGGGCCGTGGCGCCTCCTCACGCGCACGCTCGCCAAAGCCTGGGAAGGCAACATCTTCTCCGAGGCCGCCGAAGCGGCCTTCTGGCAGACGCTGTCGCTCCCGCCGCTGCTCCTCGGGCTGCTCGGCAGCCTGGGCTTCGTCGGCGAGTGGTTCGGCCAGGACGTCGTGGCCGCCGTGCACGACCGGATCATCGGCTTCTGCCGGACCGTCTTCAGCGCCAACGCCGTCCACGACATCATCGAACCGACCGTGAACAGCATCCTCACCGTCGGCAAGGGCGAGATCGTCTCGGTGGGCTTCCTGATCTCGCTCTGGGCGGGTTCGTCGGCGATGTCGTCGTTCGTGGACGCGATCACCGTCGCGCACGACCAGTACGGCGTCCGCAACGACGTCTGGCAGCGGATCTTCGCGCTCCTGCTCTACCTGTGCGGCCTGGTGGTCCTGGTGGTCGGGCTGCCGCTGCTGGCGATCGGCCCCGACCTGCTGCCGGAGTTCTTCCCGGCGGACTGGCGCCCGACCGTGACGTCGTGGGTGAGCGCGCTGTACTTCCCGACCCTCGGCGCGATGATCACCCTGGCGCTGACCACGCTGTACAAGCTCGCGCTGCCGCGGAAGCTGCCGTGGCACCGCGGGCTGCCCGGCGCGGTGCTCGCCATGGTCGTGTTCCTGCTCTCGTCGGTCGGCCTGCGCGTCTACCTGAACTGGATCACCAAGACCGGCTACACCTACGGCGCGCTGGCCGCGCCGATCGCGTTCCTGCTGCTGATGTTCTTCATCGGGCTGGCCGTGGTCGGCGGGGCGTACTTCAACAGCGCGATCCAGGAGCTGTGGCCGGCGAAGGCGACCCGGCGGCAGCGGCGCAAGTGGCGGCGGCTGGAGATGGAGCGCGCGTCCGAGCGGCTGCGCTCCGAAGAGGGCCGCAAGCTGTGGGAGCGCACGACCACGCCGCTGAAGCGCCCGCGCCCCGAAGACGTCTCCGAGAACGGCGACGCACCGTCCGAAGAGGACACGCCGTCACCGAGCGCACCGGAACCGGCACCCAGCGCTCCTCAGGGTCGCGTGTCCTCCCAGGGGACGACCCGGAATCCACCCCCAGACTGA
- a CDS encoding sugar ABC transporter substrate-binding protein: MRSRTLTLLAVTVSAGLVLSACGANSSNSGGTGSNSASSSAPAAGGGAGGKVGVILPETATSARWEAFDKPMLTAALTAQGFEVDVQNAQGDNQKFATLADGFISSGVKVLIIAPGDPAVGAAVEAKAKTAGIPVIDYDRPSLGGSADYYVSFDNEKVGQLQGQAMADALKAKAGAGVVQIEGAPTDNNATLFTKGQDSVLEPLFSAGTLKRIQKQPINDWDNQLGGTTFEQIFTANGGKVDGVVAANDGLAGAVITILKKNGLNGKVPVTGQDATADGLMAVMRGDQYMTVFKPIKEEAEATAKLAAALAKGDTAGADAIATAKLHDPKNNRDIKSVLLTPTTILEKDVKTVVTQGYVKAAEICGGDLAAKCTSLGIS; this comes from the coding sequence ATGCGCAGCAGAACCCTTACCCTCCTCGCCGTCACGGTGAGCGCCGGCCTGGTGCTCTCCGCGTGCGGTGCCAACAGTTCGAACAGCGGGGGCACGGGGAGCAACTCCGCCTCGTCCTCCGCGCCCGCCGCCGGTGGCGGCGCCGGCGGCAAGGTCGGTGTCATCCTCCCCGAGACCGCCACCTCGGCGCGCTGGGAGGCCTTCGACAAGCCGATGCTGACGGCCGCGCTGACCGCTCAGGGCTTCGAGGTCGACGTCCAGAACGCCCAGGGTGACAACCAGAAGTTCGCCACCCTGGCCGACGGCTTCATCAGCTCCGGCGTCAAGGTCCTGATCATCGCCCCCGGTGACCCGGCCGTCGGTGCGGCGGTCGAGGCCAAGGCCAAGACCGCGGGCATCCCGGTCATCGACTACGACCGCCCGAGCCTCGGCGGCTCCGCCGACTACTACGTCTCGTTCGACAACGAGAAGGTCGGCCAGCTGCAGGGCCAGGCCATGGCGGACGCGCTGAAGGCCAAGGCCGGCGCGGGTGTCGTCCAGATCGAGGGCGCCCCGACCGACAACAACGCCACGCTCTTCACCAAGGGCCAGGACTCCGTCCTCGAGCCGCTGTTCTCGGCGGGCACCCTGAAGCGCATCCAGAAGCAGCCGATCAACGACTGGGACAACCAGCTCGGCGGCACGACGTTCGAGCAGATCTTCACCGCCAACGGCGGCAAGGTCGACGGCGTCGTCGCGGCGAACGACGGCCTGGCCGGCGCGGTCATCACCATCCTCAAGAAGAACGGCCTCAACGGCAAGGTCCCGGTCACCGGCCAGGACGCCACCGCCGACGGCCTGATGGCGGTCATGCGCGGCGACCAGTACATGACGGTCTTCAAGCCGATCAAGGAAGAGGCCGAGGCCACCGCCAAGCTGGCCGCCGCCCTCGCCAAGGGTGACACCGCCGGTGCGGACGCGATCGCCACGGCGAAGCTGCACGACCCGAAGAACAACCGCGACATCAAGTCCGTGCTGCTGACCCCGACGACGATCCTGGAGAAGGACGTCAAGACCGTCGTCACCCAGGGCTACGTGAAGGCCGCCGAGATCTGCGGTGGCGACCTCGCCGCCAAGTGCACCTCGCTCGGCATCTCCTGA
- a CDS encoding efflux RND transporter permease subunit, translating into MSVLARLSLRNRSLIGLLALVVVGFGAFALPQIKQQLFPSLQFPQAQIVTAYSGASPDAVDRQVTEPLEGALQGLKGLEEINSTSSDGVSRVVAQFAFGTDIDAAVQQIQQVVNQVRPRLPQNSEPAVSAGSTDDLPVVLVAAGTAGDPQALAPALTDQVAPELRKIDGVRTVTVTGVQQPRVTITLDYAKLAAAGVDPASIATTLQTAGAAVPAGSLTEGGKTLSVQVGGGQTTVDSLRNLYLTPSAASSSRAGTPPRGPVKLGDVADVQAGFAPPTSITRTNGKPSLGLSITMVDNGNAVAISDAVRDKLPELAKKTGAEMNVVFDQGTPVKDAISGLTTEGLLGLAFAVVVILLFLLSVRSTLVTAVSIPLSVVVALLALWTGDLSLNLLTLGALTIAIGRVVDDSIVVLENIKRHLAYGEEKQRAVLDGVREVAGAVTSSTLTTVAVFLPIAFVGGFVGELFSPFAITVTVALLASLLVSLTVVPVLAYWFLKQPAIPADAVEAERAREAAVEKERRGLLQRAYLPVIRFATKRRLTVVLLALLIFAGTVGLATRLNTNFLDQSGGTTLNMTQKLPAGTSVEAKEKAATAVEQALAAEKSVQTYQVSVGGGGAFGFGGGTNTSISVTVAKDTDLDALSDRLRAKLASRPELGEIKIGADASGFNSDQVSVTVTAPSEAALKPASDQVVQALGGVSGLTEVTSDLSVGSPRVQVEVDDAAAAARGLSASTIGQVANQAIAGRTVTQLPVGGQRTDVVLRAGTAPATVEQVKGLQIPGPTGVVRLDEVAKVSTVDGPASVHRTGGDLSTTVTAKNTGDNLSKTTADIQSKLDGLTFTGGASYSLGGVSQDQQEAFSNLFLALLAAIAIVFLIMVATFRSLIQPLILLVSIPFAATGAIGLLLATGTALGLPALIGMLMLVGIVVTNAIVLIDLINQYRAEGMSVADAVTEGGRRRLRPILMTAAATIFALVPMALGITGQGGFIGQPLAIVVIGGLVSSTLLTLVLVPTLYTMVETRKERRRARREARRTPAKAPESESLNPAPTA; encoded by the coding sequence ATGTCCGTGCTGGCCAGATTGAGCCTGCGCAACCGAAGCCTGATCGGCCTGCTCGCGCTCGTCGTCGTCGGGTTCGGGGCGTTCGCGCTGCCGCAGATCAAGCAGCAGCTGTTCCCGTCCCTGCAGTTCCCGCAGGCCCAGATCGTCACCGCGTACTCGGGCGCATCGCCGGACGCGGTCGACCGGCAGGTCACCGAACCGCTGGAAGGCGCGCTGCAGGGCCTGAAGGGCCTCGAGGAGATCAACTCCACTTCGTCGGACGGCGTTTCGCGCGTGGTCGCGCAGTTCGCGTTCGGCACGGACATCGACGCCGCGGTCCAGCAGATCCAGCAGGTGGTGAACCAGGTCCGGCCGCGGCTGCCGCAGAACTCCGAGCCCGCCGTGTCCGCCGGCAGCACCGACGACCTGCCGGTGGTGCTGGTCGCCGCGGGCACGGCCGGTGACCCGCAGGCGCTCGCGCCCGCGCTGACCGACCAGGTCGCGCCGGAGCTGCGGAAGATCGACGGCGTCCGCACGGTGACCGTCACGGGTGTGCAGCAGCCGCGCGTCACGATCACCCTCGACTACGCGAAGCTGGCCGCCGCGGGCGTCGACCCGGCGTCGATCGCCACCACGTTGCAGACGGCGGGCGCCGCGGTCCCGGCGGGCTCGCTGACCGAAGGCGGCAAGACGCTGAGCGTCCAGGTCGGCGGCGGGCAGACCACTGTGGACTCGCTCCGCAACCTCTACCTGACACCGAGTGCCGCCTCGTCGTCGCGGGCGGGCACCCCGCCGCGCGGCCCGGTGAAGCTGGGTGACGTCGCCGACGTGCAGGCCGGCTTCGCGCCGCCGACGTCGATCACGCGCACCAACGGCAAGCCGAGCCTCGGCCTCTCGATCACCATGGTGGACAACGGGAACGCCGTCGCGATCTCCGACGCCGTGCGCGACAAGCTGCCGGAGCTGGCGAAGAAGACCGGCGCCGAGATGAACGTCGTGTTCGACCAGGGCACCCCGGTGAAGGACGCGATCAGCGGCCTGACCACCGAAGGCCTGCTGGGCCTGGCGTTCGCCGTCGTCGTCATCCTGCTGTTCCTGCTGTCGGTGCGCTCGACGCTGGTGACCGCGGTGTCGATCCCGCTGTCGGTGGTGGTCGCGCTGCTGGCGCTGTGGACCGGCGACCTGTCGCTCAACCTGCTCACCCTCGGCGCGCTGACCATCGCGATCGGCCGGGTGGTCGACGACTCGATCGTCGTGCTGGAGAACATCAAGCGGCATCTGGCTTACGGCGAGGAAAAGCAGCGTGCGGTCCTCGACGGCGTGCGCGAGGTGGCCGGCGCGGTGACGTCGTCCACGCTGACGACCGTCGCGGTGTTCCTGCCGATCGCGTTCGTGGGCGGGTTCGTCGGGGAGCTGTTCTCGCCGTTCGCGATCACGGTGACGGTGGCGCTGCTGGCCTCGCTGCTCGTGTCGCTGACCGTGGTCCCGGTGCTGGCGTACTGGTTCCTGAAGCAGCCCGCGATCCCGGCGGACGCCGTCGAAGCCGAGCGGGCGCGCGAAGCGGCCGTCGAGAAGGAGCGCCGCGGCCTCCTGCAGCGGGCGTACCTGCCGGTGATCCGGTTCGCGACCAAGCGGCGGCTGACCGTGGTGCTGCTGGCGCTGCTGATCTTCGCCGGCACGGTCGGGCTCGCGACGCGGCTCAACACCAACTTCCTCGACCAGTCCGGCGGCACCACGCTGAACATGACGCAGAAGCTGCCCGCGGGCACCAGCGTCGAGGCCAAGGAAAAGGCCGCCACGGCCGTCGAGCAGGCGCTGGCCGCCGAGAAATCCGTGCAGACCTACCAGGTCAGCGTCGGCGGGGGCGGCGCGTTCGGCTTCGGCGGCGGGACGAACACGAGCATCTCGGTCACGGTCGCGAAGGACACCGACCTCGACGCGCTGTCGGACCGGCTGCGCGCGAAGCTGGCGTCCCGGCCGGAGCTGGGCGAGATCAAGATCGGCGCGGACGCGTCCGGCTTCAACTCCGACCAGGTCTCGGTGACGGTGACCGCGCCGTCGGAGGCCGCGCTCAAGCCGGCGTCCGACCAGGTCGTGCAGGCGCTGGGCGGGGTGTCCGGGCTGACCGAGGTGACCAGTGACCTGTCCGTCGGCTCGCCGCGGGTGCAGGTCGAGGTGGACGACGCCGCGGCCGCCGCGCGCGGGCTGTCGGCGAGCACCATCGGCCAGGTCGCCAACCAGGCGATCGCCGGCCGCACGGTGACGCAGCTGCCGGTCGGCGGGCAGCGCACGGACGTCGTGCTGCGGGCCGGCACCGCGCCGGCGACGGTCGAGCAGGTGAAGGGCCTCCAGATCCCGGGCCCCACCGGCGTCGTCCGGCTCGACGAGGTCGCGAAGGTGTCCACTGTGGACGGCCCGGCGTCGGTGCACCGCACCGGCGGCGACCTCTCGACCACGGTCACCGCCAAGAACACCGGCGACAACCTGAGCAAGACGACCGCGGACATCCAGTCCAAGCTGGACGGCCTGACCTTCACCGGCGGCGCGTCGTACTCGCTCGGCGGCGTGAGCCAGGACCAGCAGGAGGCGTTCTCGAACCTGTTCCTGGCACTGCTGGCGGCGATCGCGATCGTGTTCCTGATCATGGTGGCGACGTTCCGCAGCCTGATCCAGCCGCTGATCCTGCTGGTGTCGATCCCGTTCGCGGCGACCGGCGCGATCGGCCTGCTCCTGGCGACCGGCACCGCGCTCGGCCTCCCAGCCCTGATCGGCATGCTGATGCTGGTGGGCATCGTGGTGACGAACGCGATCGTCCTGATCGACCTGATCAACCAGTACCGAGCGGAGGGAATGAGCGTCGCGGACGCGGTCACCGAGGGCGGCCGTCGCCGGCTGCGCCCGATCCTGATGACCGCGGCGGCGACGATCTTCGCACTGGTCCCGATGGCACTGGGCATCACCGGCCAGGGCGGCTTCATCGGCCAGCCACTGGCGATCGTGGTGATCGGCGGCCTGGTCAGCTCGACGCTGCTGACCCTGGTGCTGGTCCCGACCCTCTACACGATGGTCGAGACCCGCAAGGAGCGGCGCCGCGCCCGCCGCGAAGCCCGCCGCACCCCGGCGAAGGCCCCGGAGTCGGAGTCCCTGAACCCCGCCCCGACCGCCTGA
- a CDS encoding DEAD/DEAH box helicase, which produces MTETQLGAPPAEKDSTARPLRAWQRRALTKYLTQKPKDFLAVATPGAGKTVFGLRIAAELLSDRTIEAVTIVTPTEHLKHQWAASAAAAGIAIDSNFRNTTGVTSSDYNGVALTYAQVAAHPTLHRVRTENRKTLVILDEIHHGGDAKSWGDAIREAFTPAVRRLSLTGTPFRSDDSAIPFVTYEPDAGGFQRSKADHSYGYADALADGVVRPVVFLAYSGEASWRTSAGEEFTARLGEPLTAEQNARAWRTALDPAGEWIPAVLQAADTRLSQVRQHVPDAGGLVIATDQETARAYAKILERISGEPPTLVLSDDPKASGRIKEFSETNERWIIAVRMVSEGVDVPRLAVGVYATSASTPLFFAQAIGRYVRARKKGETASVFLPSVPVLLELASELEAQRDHVLGKPHREAEGWEDELLAQANRTEDEPGEEEKAFTSLGASAELDQVIYDGNSFGTAVFSGSDEEQEYLGLPGLLEPDQVRALLRKRQEEQIADEKRRKPAKEEAPPPAARPQSVSERLGALRKELNALVGMYHHRTKKPHGSIHNELRRVCGGPVTAMATVEQLEERIVTLRSW; this is translated from the coding sequence ATGACGGAGACGCAGCTCGGGGCGCCTCCCGCGGAGAAGGACTCGACCGCGCGCCCGCTGCGGGCGTGGCAGCGGCGGGCGCTGACGAAGTACCTGACGCAGAAGCCCAAGGACTTCCTCGCGGTGGCGACGCCGGGCGCCGGCAAGACCGTGTTCGGCCTGCGGATCGCCGCGGAGCTGCTGAGCGACCGCACGATCGAGGCGGTCACCATCGTGACCCCGACCGAGCACCTCAAGCACCAGTGGGCGGCCTCGGCCGCGGCGGCCGGGATCGCCATCGACTCGAACTTCCGCAACACCACCGGCGTCACGTCGTCGGACTACAACGGCGTCGCGCTGACGTACGCGCAGGTCGCGGCACACCCGACGCTGCACCGCGTGCGCACGGAGAACCGCAAGACGCTGGTGATCCTCGACGAGATCCACCACGGCGGCGACGCGAAGTCCTGGGGTGACGCGATCCGCGAGGCCTTCACCCCGGCCGTGCGGCGCCTCTCGCTGACCGGGACGCCGTTCCGGTCCGACGACTCGGCCATCCCGTTCGTCACCTACGAGCCGGACGCGGGCGGGTTCCAGCGCAGCAAGGCCGACCATTCGTACGGCTACGCGGACGCGCTGGCCGACGGCGTGGTCCGGCCGGTCGTCTTCCTCGCCTACTCGGGCGAAGCCTCCTGGCGCACGAGCGCGGGGGAGGAGTTCACCGCGCGGCTCGGCGAGCCGCTGACCGCGGAGCAGAACGCCCGGGCGTGGCGCACGGCGCTCGACCCGGCCGGCGAGTGGATCCCGGCGGTGCTGCAGGCCGCCGACACGCGGTTGTCGCAGGTCCGCCAGCACGTGCCGGACGCGGGCGGCCTGGTGATCGCCACCGACCAGGAGACGGCGCGGGCGTACGCGAAGATCCTGGAGCGCATCTCCGGCGAGCCGCCGACGCTCGTGCTCTCCGACGACCCGAAGGCGTCGGGCCGGATCAAGGAGTTCTCGGAGACGAACGAACGCTGGATCATCGCGGTCCGGATGGTCTCCGAAGGCGTCGACGTCCCGCGCCTGGCCGTGGGCGTGTACGCCACGAGCGCGTCGACCCCGCTGTTCTTCGCCCAGGCCATCGGCCGGTACGTGCGGGCCAGGAAGAAGGGCGAGACGGCGAGCGTGTTCCTGCCGTCGGTGCCGGTGCTGCTGGAGCTGGCCAGCGAGCTGGAGGCACAGCGCGACCACGTGCTGGGCAAGCCGCACCGCGAGGCGGAGGGCTGGGAGGACGAGCTCCTCGCCCAGGCCAACCGCACCGAGGACGAGCCGGGCGAAGAGGAGAAGGCGTTCACCTCGCTGGGTGCCTCGGCCGAGCTCGACCAGGTCATCTACGACGGCAACTCGTTCGGCACGGCGGTGTTCTCCGGCTCGGACGAGGAGCAGGAGTACCTGGGGCTGCCGGGCCTGCTGGAGCCCGACCAGGTCCGCGCGCTGCTGCGGAAGCGGCAGGAAGAGCAGATCGCCGACGAGAAGCGCCGCAAGCCGGCCAAGGAGGAGGCGCCCCCGCCGGCGGCGCGCCCCCAGTCGGTGAGCGAGCGGCTCGGCGCGTTGCGCAAGGAGCTGAACGCGCTGGTGGGGATGTACCACCACCGGACCAAGAAGCCGCACGGCTCGATCCACAACGAGCTGCGCCGGGTGTGCGGCGGCCCGGTGACCGCGATGGCGACCGTCGAGCAGCTCGAGGAGCGGATCGTCACCCTGCGGTCCTGGTAG